In Glycine max cultivar Williams 82 chromosome 7, Glycine_max_v4.0, whole genome shotgun sequence, a single window of DNA contains:
- the LOC100306648 gene encoding putative histidine-containing phosphotransfer protein has translation MEVDQMQRECLDYTKSLFLEGFLDGQFLQLQQLQDENNPDFVVEVVSLFFEDSERLLNDLTFALNQKSIDFKKVDAHVHQLKGSSSSIGAQRVKNCCISFRNFCEEQNIDACLSCLQQVRQEYCHVKNKFETLIRLEQQIVAAGGSIPMMEFSF, from the exons ATGGAGGTGGATCAGATGCAGAGAGAGTGCTTGGACTACACCAAATCCTTATTCTTGGAG GGCTTCTTGGATGGTCAATTTCTTCAACTTCAGCAGCTACAGGATGAGAACAACCCGGACTTTGTAGTTGAAGTGGTCTCTCTCTTCTTTGAAGATTCTGAGAGACTTCTCAATGACCTTACCTTTGCTCT AAATCAGAAAAGTATTGACTTCAAAAAAGTTGATGCTCATGTTCACCAGCTAAAGGGTAGCAGCTCAAG CATAGGTGCTCAGAGGGTAAAGAATTGTTGCATTTCTTTCCGCAACTTTTGTGAGGAACAGAACATAGACGC GTGCCTCAGTTGTCTGCAACAAGTAAGGCAAGAGTACTGCCATGTTAAGAATAAGTTTGAGACACTGATCAGG CTTGAGCAACAGATCGTGGCAGCTGGTGGGTCAATCCCAATGATGGAATTTAGTTTCTAA